In Wenyingzhuangia fucanilytica, the following are encoded in one genomic region:
- a CDS encoding sulfatase, which translates to MKLKNILITLSLIGFIGSVHAQQKPNIVFIEVDDLPAHYTSILGQKNAKTPTIDKLAKEGIFFSNAVSQGTMCGPSRNSLITGVYPHNIGFYQNGPFDGLELNTWALPAALQRAGYYTAHVGKSHIHPSEKGLKGSKVEKGREAHKRLGFDYVWQSLGRSVVGGKEPVRGKDAYVDFLLDNGYFEQMKKERRKNSTLPTDVYLDGLYTKLALEFMSNQKEQPFFLWLNYSVPHGPYDVAQKYHDPFTKKMMPTPNYVEDPGTDIPALLRPYPMTDAHEIEKEQLGNFANIYYMDTQVNIVLNKIKELGKTDNTIIVFFSDHGILVGDHGLNHKSTLYKEVINPSLIVYDPRSNNNGRTVDTPVELQDILKTTMEWAGASKKDINTPYGESLAPLLQNKKGYTKTFAVAESPGYYTLVTKEYKYIAPFEYQKDGFEVLFDLKKDPNEKTNIAKENPKVIKEFRLMAKEWLNNHGEVKIQAPMKPKKKKENKEKKAKKKKNKA; encoded by the coding sequence ATGAAATTAAAAAACATTTTAATTACCCTATCATTAATCGGATTTATTGGTAGTGTACATGCACAACAAAAGCCAAATATTGTATTTATAGAAGTAGATGATTTACCAGCTCACTACACTAGCATTTTAGGACAAAAAAATGCAAAAACACCTACTATTGATAAATTGGCAAAAGAAGGAATCTTTTTTAGTAATGCCGTTTCTCAAGGAACTATGTGTGGCCCTTCAAGAAATTCATTAATCACAGGAGTTTACCCACATAACATAGGATTTTATCAAAATGGTCCTTTTGATGGATTAGAGTTAAATACATGGGCATTACCGGCAGCACTACAACGCGCAGGATATTACACAGCACATGTAGGTAAAAGTCATATTCATCCCAGTGAAAAAGGTTTAAAAGGAAGTAAAGTAGAAAAAGGTAGAGAGGCCCACAAACGTTTAGGATTTGATTATGTATGGCAATCTTTAGGTAGATCTGTTGTAGGTGGTAAAGAACCTGTAAGAGGAAAAGATGCTTATGTAGATTTTTTACTTGATAACGGTTACTTTGAGCAGATGAAAAAGGAACGAAGAAAAAATTCTACTTTACCAACGGATGTTTATTTAGATGGTTTATACACCAAACTAGCTTTAGAGTTTATGTCTAACCAAAAAGAGCAGCCTTTTTTCTTATGGCTTAATTATTCTGTACCTCACGGTCCTTATGATGTTGCTCAAAAATATCACGATCCTTTTACTAAAAAAATGATGCCAACACCTAATTATGTTGAAGATCCAGGAACTGATATTCCAGCTTTATTACGTCCATACCCAATGACCGATGCTCATGAAATAGAAAAAGAGCAATTAGGGAATTTTGCCAATATTTATTACATGGATACCCAAGTAAATATTGTACTAAATAAAATTAAAGAACTTGGAAAAACAGACAATACCATTATTGTATTTTTTAGCGATCATGGAATTTTAGTTGGAGACCACGGATTAAACCATAAATCTACTTTATATAAAGAAGTAATCAATCCTAGTTTAATTGTCTATGATCCTAGAAGTAATAACAACGGAAGAACTGTTGATACTCCAGTAGAATTACAAGATATTTTAAAAACAACCATGGAATGGGCAGGTGCATCAAAAAAAGACATCAACACACCATATGGAGAATCTTTAGCTCCTTTATTACAAAACAAAAAAGGATATACTAAAACATTTGCTGTTGCAGAATCTCCTGGGTATTATACGCTCGTTACTAAAGAGTATAAATACATTGCTCCTTTTGAATACCAAAAAGATGGATTTGAAGTTTTATTTGATTTAAAAAAGGATCCTAACGAAAAGACAAACATTGCCAAAGAAAACCCTAAAGTAATTAAAGAGTTTAGGTTAATGGCTAAAGAATGGTTAAACAATCATGGAGAGGTAAAAATTCAAGCTCCTATGAAACCTAAAAAGAAAAAAGAAAACAAAGAGAAGAAAGCGAAGAAAAAGAAAAACAAAGCATAA